A single region of the Candidatus Sungiibacteriota bacterium genome encodes:
- a CDS encoding glycosyltransferase family 2 protein produces the protein MPPEISIVAPMHNEEGNARPLYNAIKQTMDNLGRSYEIIFVNDFSRDNTLNIFKEIKSRDPNFHYCDLEENAGENWAMLAGVSRAQGKMVVTIDGDFQNDPRYIPLLLDKLSQGYRVVSGWRRNRIGGFFSRIAPSVAANFLISLISGVRVHDCGCGLKVYRREVLAGKFVPKGFMNRFSPVVFGVKNQEFAEVEIEDRVRIYGRSHYGAKRILIVFNDLFALLFILRGFRKMRPVVLTLALIFPVLGLLAATLLPPRSLQFIVLVGAVLLMETVLVSIYWNLGRFLEAEVRPRFKIKEFV, from the coding sequence ATGCCGCCAGAAATTTCCATTGTTGCTCCGATGCATAATGAAGAGGGTAATGCCCGGCCGCTTTACAATGCAATTAAGCAGACTATGGATAATCTTGGCCGCAGTTACGAGATAATTTTTGTTAATGATTTTTCCCGAGACAACACATTAAATATTTTTAAAGAGATAAAGTCTCGTGATCCCAACTTTCATTACTGCGATCTTGAAGAAAATGCAGGAGAAAATTGGGCCATGCTGGCCGGTGTTTCCCGGGCGCAGGGAAAGATGGTAGTTACGATTGACGGCGATTTTCAAAATGATCCGCGCTACATACCTCTACTTTTAGATAAATTGAGTCAGGGCTACCGCGTAGTGAGCGGTTGGCGCAGAAATAGAATAGGAGGATTTTTTAGCAGAATCGCGCCTTCCGTAGCGGCCAACTTTCTTATTTCACTTATTTCCGGGGTGAGGGTGCATGACTGCGGCTGTGGTCTTAAGGTCTATCGTAGGGAGGTTCTGGCGGGAAAGTTTGTGCCCAAGGGCTTTATGAATCGTTTTTCACCCGTTGTTTTCGGAGTAAAAAATCAGGAGTTTGCGGAGGTTGAAATTGAGGATCGGGTCAGGATCTATGGCCGGTCGCATTACGGCGCCAAGAGGATCTTGATAGTCTTTAACGATCTTTTTGCCCTTCTTTTTATACTCCGCGGCTTCCGCAAGATGCGTCCTGTGGTTCTGACTCTGGCGTTGATATTTCCTGTTTTGGGACTTTTGGCCGCAACTTTGCTGCCTCCGCGTTCGTTACAATTTATAGTTCTTGTAGGCGCGGTCTTGCTCATGGAGACGGTTTTGGTAAGTATCTACTGGAATCTGGGCCGTTTTCTTGAAGCCGAAGTCCGCCCTCGTTTTAAAATTAAGGAGTTTGTATAA
- a CDS encoding glycosyltransferase family 39 protein, producing MIPKKLIIIILLALVVRLLLLSALLLNFGETGLELTDSRIFLRTANNLLAGHGFSREPEPPFLPTAFFPPLYPLLIAGSKLIASSILPVLILQIILASLMPLVVFRIGERLSVRPFVSGVAAGLTAFEPLGVLWSITVMSDVVAVFFLLLAVFFFIKLLGDFSVRSALFSGLLLGLSTLTRPHAQFLFIPAAVFLFILLLKGSLKRVRSDPAPEERIVLAAKQRALILLVFTVFFLLTLSPWLLRNYIRFGTISVSTTGVRNIYSSLGTSVMNYKTDQPYGEVQEKLYKTLALREGLTIKDLKENPAYGSLLAREGIKIMLENPKETLAVFAISINSFFTQDLYATYLRQYRVIPRFAMDFSPSVTLIKEGPGALAKLVWQRLGVLFLIPLAGRIFWIFLTILGALGAFLAVKRGGAGRVIALLLALLIIYYATTSIVAGFSDYGRHRYPVNTFIFLLASYGLFSLGRVKFLKKHPTP from the coding sequence GTGATTCCAAAAAAACTTATTATAATTATCCTTCTTGCTTTGGTTGTTCGCTTGCTGCTCCTTTCTGCGCTGCTTCTCAATTTTGGAGAAACGGGGCTGGAACTTACTGACTCCAGAATATTTTTGCGAACTGCCAATAATCTTCTGGCAGGACACGGATTCTCCCGGGAACCCGAACCGCCTTTTTTACCGACCGCCTTTTTCCCGCCTCTTTATCCGCTTTTAATTGCCGGATCAAAACTTATAGCCAGTTCCATACTTCCGGTTTTGATTTTACAAATTATTCTTGCTTCGTTAATGCCGTTGGTGGTCTTCCGAATTGGCGAGCGTTTATCTGTACGCCCTTTCGTCTCCGGAGTGGCCGCCGGACTCACGGCGTTTGAGCCCTTGGGGGTTTTATGGAGTATTACCGTAATGAGCGACGTGGTTGCTGTTTTCTTTTTGCTTCTGGCTGTTTTTTTCTTTATAAAACTGCTGGGAGATTTTTCAGTCCGTTCGGCTCTCTTTTCCGGTTTACTTCTTGGCCTTTCTACTCTTACTCGCCCTCACGCTCAATTTCTTTTTATACCGGCCGCCGTTTTTCTTTTCATTCTTCTTCTTAAAGGATCCCTAAAAAGAGTGCGGTCGGATCCCGCCCCCGAAGAAAGAATCGTGCTGGCGGCTAAACAGAGGGCCTTAATCCTGTTAGTGTTTACCGTCTTCTTTCTCCTCACCCTCTCGCCTTGGCTGCTCCGCAACTACATTCGCTTTGGCACAATAAGCGTGTCCACCACCGGAGTTCGCAACATTTATTCGTCTCTTGGCACCTCGGTAATGAACTATAAAACAGACCAGCCTTATGGCGAAGTGCAGGAAAAACTTTATAAAACCCTGGCTTTACGGGAAGGCCTTACTATTAAGGATTTAAAAGAAAATCCGGCTTACGGATCTTTGTTGGCGCGTGAAGGAATTAAAATTATGCTTGAAAATCCCAAAGAAACGCTGGCTGTTTTTGCGATAAGCATAAATTCTTTCTTTACCCAAGATTTATATGCCACTTATTTACGGCAATACAGGGTAATTCCGCGCTTTGCCATGGACTTTTCCCCATCCGTGACGCTTATCAAAGAAGGGCCCGGGGCGCTTGCCAAGCTCGTCTGGCAAAGACTCGGAGTACTTTTTTTAATACCATTAGCGGGTAGAATTTTCTGGATATTTCTGACCATCTTGGGGGCTCTCGGCGCTTTTTTGGCAGTTAAAAGGGGGGGCGCTGGGAGAGTGATTGCTCTCCTCCTTGCTCTACTTATTATATATTACGCAACCACCTCCATTGTTGCGGGCTTCAGCGACTACGGCCGGCACCGCTATCCGGTCAATACCTTTATATTTTTGCTGGCAAGCTACGGCCTCTTTTCGCTGGGCAGGGTTAAATTTCTAAAGAAGCACCCAACCCCATAA
- a CDS encoding DegT/DnrJ/EryC1/StrS family aminotransferase, with protein sequence MVSTSKAPEKWAAKVPQLDLGRYARLVSEKWLRCLKNITDSGKVLNGPHKKAFEEEWAAYLGVKHVLGVASGTDALVLSLEALGVGRGDEVIIHANAFIADVEAIIALGAQPVLVDMSSEDLGPDYEALPNVVSERTKTIIAVHMLGLPCNVGKLIRFSEKYNIPLIEDASHAHGAAVQELHGVEGTGGRGKKVGSFGKINAFSCGPVKNLAALGDAGCIATDDTALYEKVKLLADHGQAKKYEHVVYGWNSRLDEVQAAWLRLGLTTLDERNLRRAAIYLRYVKALRDLEPMIDRKEGPPSDKFPVFHRAVFFSKRRDELQGFLRARGVETGIYYPHALHEQEAWKRAGLPAGSFPVAERYARQNIALPLFPEMTEEEIEYVISSVREFFRR encoded by the coding sequence ATGGTCTCGACAAGTAAGGCACCAGAAAAATGGGCCGCCAAAGTTCCGCAGCTTGATTTGGGGCGCTACGCCAGATTAGTAAGTGAGAAATGGCTGCGGTGTCTGAAAAACATTACCGACTCCGGGAAAGTTCTTAACGGACCGCATAAAAAAGCATTTGAGGAGGAGTGGGCGGCGTATCTCGGAGTAAAACACGTATTGGGGGTTGCTTCGGGTACCGATGCCCTTGTTCTTTCTTTGGAAGCGTTGGGTGTTGGTCGGGGGGATGAAGTAATTATTCATGCTAACGCCTTTATTGCGGACGTAGAGGCCATCATTGCTTTAGGGGCACAGCCGGTATTGGTTGATATGTCTTCTGAAGATTTGGGGCCGGACTATGAGGCGTTACCCAATGTTGTTTCCGAAAGGACCAAAACCATAATTGCTGTTCATATGCTTGGTTTGCCATGCAATGTCGGAAAGTTAATAAGATTTTCCGAAAAGTACAACATTCCCCTGATTGAAGATGCTTCCCATGCTCACGGGGCCGCGGTTCAAGAATTGCACGGAGTTGAAGGGACGGGCGGCAGAGGAAAAAAAGTCGGAAGTTTCGGCAAAATTAATGCCTTTAGCTGCGGTCCTGTAAAAAATCTTGCCGCTTTGGGTGATGCTGGTTGTATTGCTACTGACGATACCGCTCTTTATGAAAAAGTAAAACTCTTAGCGGACCACGGACAGGCGAAAAAATATGAGCATGTGGTTTACGGATGGAATAGCCGGCTGGATGAGGTGCAGGCAGCTTGGTTAAGACTGGGGCTTACCACTCTTGATGAACGAAATCTCCGGCGGGCCGCAATTTACTTGCGCTACGTTAAGGCCTTACGCGACCTTGAACCAATGATAGATCGCAAAGAAGGTCCTCCCAGCGATAAGTTTCCTGTTTTTCACCGCGCCGTATTTTTTAGCAAAAGACGGGATGAACTGCAGGGGTTCCTGCGCGCGCGCGGAGTTGAGACCGGAATTTACTATCCCCATGCTTTGCATGAGCAGGAAGCGTGGAAGAGAGCAGGGCTTCCCGCGGGATCTTTTCCTGTCGCCGAGAGATATGCGCGTCAAAACATTGCCCTACCGCTTTTCCCCGAGATGACCGAGGAGGAAATAGAGTATGTCATAAGTTCCGTACGCGAGTTTTTCAGACGGTAG
- a CDS encoding class I SAM-dependent methyltransferase: MGFLQFLKNLPLIDLGTGHARHWAKSKKVCFRFAKKFAVTGKTALDMGCGDGFWSQKLTGLGYNVTSVDHEMQYSKTRIVDLEKGLPFPDLSFDLVWSSDVLEHLYTPNHLIREIKRVLGPGGLLLLTTPNSYFWLYTFFKIFGYTPKDLQNPDHKKFFSLKDVMQLFPHAKIFGFFPYALLKFTLSHPLLTHYLSPTFIVVAKKESL, encoded by the coding sequence ATGGGCTTTTTACAATTTCTTAAAAATTTACCCTTGATTGACCTTGGCACCGGACACGCGCGGCACTGGGCTAAAAGCAAAAAGGTTTGTTTCCGATTTGCTAAGAAATTTGCTGTTACCGGAAAAACAGCGCTGGACATGGGTTGCGGAGACGGCTTTTGGTCACAGAAGTTGACCGGTCTTGGCTATAACGTAACTTCGGTTGATCATGAAATGCAGTACTCCAAAACTAGAATTGTGGATCTGGAAAAAGGACTCCCCTTCCCTGATCTGTCATTTGACCTTGTTTGGTCAAGTGACGTGCTGGAACATTTATATACGCCCAATCATCTGATCCGGGAGATCAAACGGGTTTTGGGGCCAGGCGGCCTACTGCTGCTTACTACGCCTAATTCCTATTTTTGGCTTTATACCTTTTTTAAAATTTTCGGCTATACTCCTAAGGATCTGCAAAATCCTGACCACAAAAAGTTTTTTAGTCTTAAAGATGTCATGCAACTTTTCCCTCACGCCAAAATTTTTGGGTTCTTCCCTTACGCACTTCTAAAGTTTACCCTTTCACATCCGCTTTTGACGCATTACTTATCACCAACTTTTATCGTTGTCGCAAAAAAAGAATCGCTGTGA
- a CDS encoding protein kinase, translating into MAHARSIEELYEVLEVSLKASPEVLHAAFRALMAKHHPDPPNRTEADEERAKEVSEAYAVLSDPRARARYEHRFRDLTGKIVGEYRILAKIAEGGFGCTYKAEHMTIGEPVCIKHCHNLDPFDEAILIEEAKAMWDLRHYSVPAVRGLLRMPDGKLALVMSYIPGPTLTQLVEKLSENSRRLDPEHVAWVTERVLNALRYIHYQGIVHGDLKPHNIIVEPDKHLASVVDFGLSKIKPKAKSGSKGYTEFFSAPEVIAGGTILPEADMYSLGMTMIYALSGDPDCLLRKEVPTNTPLPMQKFIKKLIVRDPLSRPKWPSSPNEMDLWDEFLEIRRESFGRSRSSLKPIPGFN; encoded by the coding sequence ATGGCTCACGCTAGGTCCATTGAAGAACTTTACGAAGTGCTGGAAGTTAGTCTAAAGGCTTCTCCGGAGGTTTTGCATGCAGCCTTCAGGGCTCTTATGGCTAAACATCATCCAGATCCGCCCAACAGAACGGAAGCAGATGAGGAGCGTGCTAAAGAAGTCAGCGAGGCGTATGCCGTTCTTTCCGATCCCAGGGCCCGAGCGAGGTATGAACATAGGTTTAGAGACTTGACCGGCAAGATTGTTGGAGAATACCGCATACTGGCAAAAATTGCCGAGGGCGGATTTGGATGCACTTACAAGGCCGAGCACATGACTATTGGCGAACCGGTGTGTATTAAGCACTGTCATAATCTGGATCCTTTTGATGAAGCAATTCTGATTGAGGAAGCTAAGGCCATGTGGGATCTTAGACATTATTCAGTTCCGGCAGTTCGTGGTTTGTTAAGAATGCCGGACGGAAAGCTGGCTTTAGTGATGAGTTATATTCCCGGTCCAACGCTGACTCAACTCGTTGAGAAGTTATCAGAAAACAGCAGGAGATTGGATCCGGAACATGTAGCTTGGGTCACGGAGAGGGTTTTAAATGCTTTGCGTTACATCCACTATCAAGGTATAGTGCACGGTGATTTAAAACCGCACAATATCATTGTTGAGCCGGACAAACATTTAGCCTCTGTTGTTGACTTTGGGCTGTCCAAGATTAAACCTAAAGCCAAGTCCGGAAGTAAGGGTTACACTGAGTTTTTTTCGGCCCCCGAAGTTATAGCCGGCGGAACGATATTGCCGGAGGCTGACATGTATAGTTTGGGCATGACAATGATTTATGCCTTATCCGGCGATCCGGACTGTTTGTTACGAAAAGAGGTACCAACCAATACACCCCTGCCCATGCAGAAGTTCATCAAGAAATTGATTGTCCGTGATCCTTTGTCTAGACCAAAATGGCCGAGTAGCCCGAATGAGATGGATCTTTGGGACGAGTTTTTGGAGATTCGCAGAGAATCTTTTGGCAGGAGTCGTTCTAGTCTGAAACCAATTCCGGGATTTAACTAA